From the genome of Lutra lutra chromosome 8, mLutLut1.2, whole genome shotgun sequence:
GAATGTATATGTAGATATCCTAATAAACATCTGTACAGGGTGctgtggggaggaacagagtggTAGATTTGgtaaaacattgaaaaagaggttttaaaatgtcttaaattaacttttttttaaagttgtaatttCTGATGAAAACACGCAAGAGCAATGTGACGTGTTTGGACGTTTTCCAGTAACGGGTCCTTGGTGGCGAGTGAAAGTGCACGTGAAACCTGTGGGATCAAGGAGCTATCAAGTTCAAGGATTTCCATCTTACTTTTTACAGTGTGATATGTCACCGCCAAATCAAAAACAAATCTGTTCCCTGTTTCTTAAAGACTGCAATTTCTCCAgtgattatataaataaatttttagcaTGGGTAAATGCTGTATCAAGCTATAAAAACCTCAACTTTGGAAATATTAGGGAAACATTAAGAACGTTCCaaaaggaaactggaaagaaGGGTCAAAAACAGTCTACACAGAATGAAGAGGAAGAGTCTCTACTGGAAAATGAGATGTGCCTCCCTGTGGAAAACACGAGTAGGTGGGATTTTATTATCCAGTTTTATTGTAATTGAAATACTTAATGGCTAATGTGTTTTAAGATATCACCACTATAGTATCTTGGcacactattcttttttaaaatctgtttttgaaaatgtgtttctgtTGCTTTTGAGTTTGTCATTGTAATTTCCAGGTTACCTCATCATTAAGGTggagaggttgggggagaggaTCTTTAAGCTCCTTTCAGTTCCTCCCCAGCTCTAAAGCTATGTTTCTCTCTGACTTTTGTGTGAATTGGATTACCTTGAGTCATTAAGAAAAAGTTCAGTTGTTAACTATTCAGTTCCAATTATTATTCTGTttaagaaggcagaggagaaagagaagaatacgAGTATTCCATTTTGGAAAGATTTCAGTCCaaaatggtataaaataattttttagtatggTGTTTTATCTGGACATTCACCTGAatgcaatatttcatttcttaattatatgaaataaatttggCAGGACATCAGTGACAAAAGAATCATGATAACAGtcagaaaaatgattataaaggtTAATATGTCAATGATTTGTTTTTTATGCTTAgctttaaatttatctttataaatggaatcacaaatTTTACTCTGATTATATTGTACACAAAAGTACACAGGAGGCTAAGAAGTGGTTGTCTAAGCATTCGAAGAACATAAATTTTGGAGTTATACACAATGATGAAAACCACTTCAGTGCAAAATCAATTGTTGTAATACAATCAATTTTCTTGCTGGTTCAAGtaaatttatttatctctctttgaTTTGGATTTTTGGAACTGGTTGTGCTCCAGGAGGACGTCTATCACATCGTTGTTCTGTGAGCTCATCTGTAtgttttgatttgttcttttctgttatcCTGTAGttccatttataaatgtaatgaCAGCTTTGCAGTTTCCAAAAGTAATGGAATTCCTTCCAGTTCTTCTGCCTCGACACTTTAAACGGCTCATAAGCTCGGGTTCTACGAAGGTGTTGGAAGACATAGAAGAGATGTTAGGTACACATCCATGGAAACTTGGATTTAGTAAAGTAAGTAAGACACTCACCATTTAGTAATCTTGTGTAAGGGAGGATTTCTCAAACTTGACAGTTTTTGCATctctttcagaggaagaaaatttgtatggatctcaatgttgatttttcttttgtgttagaACCAACTATAAACTTCTTATACTTGTAGCTCTTATGCAGGAAATTTATGAAGgacaacaaaataacaaaattgatgACATTGAAATTgtcaataatttaattatataatttaatttaatagaaaACATCTTTTTGGTGActggccatttgcaacatgaATATAGATCTCATTGAAGACACAAGTTCTTAGGAATTTGGCAAATCCGTTTAATCCCTCACTTTTCTATTTGGACTTTTGAAAACTTTCATTACTCATGTGGTACATCATGATatgattggaattttttttttttttttaagattttttatttatttatttgacagagagagatcacaagcaggcagagaggcaggcagagagagaggaggaagcaggctctccgccgagcagagagcccgatgcggggctcgatcccaggaccctgagatcatgacctgagctgaaggcagcggcttaacccgctgagccacccaggcgccccgatatgaTTGGAATTTTTATTTGGCACAATAATACCACTTACATATGAATATGAATCCACTTCTGTTCTTACCATTAGAAACCAAGAGTAGGAGTGGCACTATGAGACTTCAGGGATGTTGGAAACCAAACTCAGCCCTAAAATGTTGGCAGTACTTGGTTATGGGTGGTTTTCCAAGtgaaatacagtttaaaaattcTGAGATAATTCTTGGATCCCCAAGAATGCTTACCAAACCCCTTTCCCCCCAATCTGAAAAATACTGGAACGATGCATTTGTTTCCTATGTCAAATGATGATGACTTCAGTATATCTTGCAAAATGAAATTCTGGAGCATTAGATTACTATATATATCCagtagagaagagagacagaacaaTGCACATTCTAAGACTCAAGTGGAACAGGAGACTTGAAATCCCACTGTTGGGTGTGGAAACCACCATCAAGAATAAAGACCATTAGTGAGGTATTAGATGCCTGGGGCTACCAACCCTCTAAGTTGGTGCTTCACCCCATGGTCTGGGTTTAAACAGTAGAATTttattaatagaaatttattttaaacaatagaaattcattttcttatggttttggagGTTCTAGGTCTGAAATCAacttgttggttggttggtttcttctgagtccTTCTTAGCTTATACATGGTTGTGAGAAGACACTTCTCCCCAGGTCCTCACATAGTCTTCTTTTTGGGCCTATCTGTTGTAATTgcccttcttataaggataccagtcatgcTGGATTAGGgccaatgacctcattttaacttaattacctgtTTAAAGATCGAATCTCCAAATGTGGCCACATTTTGACATACTAgcaggttaggatttcaacatatgaattttgcgGGGACACATTTTAGCTCATAAAATGTATAGAGGGCTCCAGGAGGGATGTTTctgtgggtgggggagagaaatgGAGCTGGTGGAGAACCTACTGAGGGGATCATGGTGAAGGAAGTTTAGTGCACCTTCAGCGGAGTTTGGGCAGAATGGTTGAGAGGGATGTCAAAACCTAAACAAGCCAAGAAAGTGAGGCAGTCATGAACTTCACTATATATACAAGAGTTTGACACAAAAGTTAATATAATTATAGTATATCCTGTCACTCAGCTGTGAATCCTAACATCGATTTAACCAAAATTGATTAACAAAATGTATAACTTTTTTTCAGAgatgggaagaggagaagcaggtgtgGAGGTGATGATATAAAAAATagagagcttaaaaaaaaaaaaaaagatagcttccCTAGAAAGAGACTTACCATAGGAGGGAGTAAATATTAAATAgcgaaaattttttaaaaaaggctagTATAAACAGTACTTAGAACAGTGTTGACTTTATAAACCATGGAAAGGGTGAGTCAGGGGATTCCTATCTTTTGTGAGAAGCTGCATAGTGTTATTTGACTCTGAAAACTGCATGTGTATTGCTTcgagaaaatataattttaattaaaaatgtatatagatCTTTAATTACAGTATGGCAAAAACTTGGTGATGTCTTACGTAcccagtttttttcccccaaattttgttGATATACATGTCCTCTGGGACTTAAGCATTACTAACAAATAATGCAGTTTTATGTAATTCTGATAATATTCatcaacatttataatttttataaaccaacttgaactttattttcttaaagataacCTACACAGAACTGAAGCTTTTGCAATGCGAGGCAAGTTGGACATCATTTTGTCAGTGCAAGTCTCTTCTCCGGTTGATGAGTGATTTGGAAAGGAATGcattaataatatattcaaaactgAGGCACATATGTCGAGACCAAGGGCACACATGCATTGAAGAAGCTGACTTAACTTCTAAGTTGTCAGACCAGATGTCCTTCCAAGAGGCTTGGCAGTCTCTGAAGTTTTTGAAGGACATTGGTGTGGTGACATACGAGAAGGGCTGTGTCTTCCTTTATGACCTCTACCAGGCTGAGCGAGGCATTGCCTCTTCCATATGTGACCTGATGACGAGGCCTCCGTGGCATTTACGGGTGGATGTCAAGAGGGTGCTGGCATTAATTCACACCACGAACCCTGAAAATTCAAGAAGCGACGAGACACTGAACGAAAGCCAACCGGACGAATCAAGTTTAGGAAACTCTGTGGACGTTCTGGAACCCCAGGACAGTGGTGACCACATTTGGGAAAACGGTGAAAATGACGTGAACGCAGAAATAAGTGAAGCTCAGCTGGACCAGGGTCAAGTGGCTGCTTTGGAAATGGTTTGCTCCAATGCCGTGACAGTCATCAGTGGGAAAGGCGGCTGTGGGAAGACCACCATCGTTAGCCATCTTTTTAAGCATATGGAGCAGTTGGAAGAAAGAGAGGTAAAAAAAGCCTGTGAGGATTTTGAACAGGACCAGGATGTCCCAGAAGAATGGATCACCTTTACCAAGCAAAGCCTTCAGAAGGCTGACAAGGCGCTAGAGGTGTTACTCACTGCCCCAACTGGGAAAGCAGCCGGCTTACTGCGGGAGAAAACTGGTTTTAATGCTTACACACTGTGTCAGGTaaaactttgcccattttttaatttcttcctgatgACACTCAGTAGGTACTTCTTGAATGTCTTAGGGCTCCCTTCTTTGTCATAGAACATTTAGATCAGAGCCACTCAGAGCAGCTGGTCTGTAAACTGCAGCTGGTTTGCAGGGAGGCAGAAGCTGGTGTGGGAAGGTCAGTCAGTAGCCTGCTTTTCTCATGGAGAAAGTCTTGCTGTGAAAAGGAAGTCGGCCAAATGGAAGTGTAGGCATCACGTCAGTAGTTCGTGTAGATTCTGGTACAAGCTTTATTCAGGGTGGGGCTGCTTACAGGCATGTTACCATCAACAGACCTTATCTGAGAAGCACTTGTGTGGGAAGGACAAGgttttatcccattttatagaaggaaaGCTGTGTAGAAGTGAAGGCTTTGATCATCAGGTTCAGTTCTTTAGCTCCTTTACCCACAACAACGCATGGCCCACAGTCAcgtaataaaattttcaaatgaattgaTATGCTCGAAAAACATAGTTGGGGCTGTAGTTAGAACTCATGGAATTTTAAACTTGTCAAGAACTGAAAAGGTTTTTCTAGGTCTGACCTGTCGTTTTATAGATCAAGGAACTCAGTTGTTGGAAGATTTCTGAAGGAAATAATCATTGACTTGGACTGTAAAGGACAGAGAGGTTCAGGTgagaaggaaattttatttagGGGGAAGACCTTTCCACAGGCATTGAGGAGAACGATCATAGTGTGGATAGATGGTTTTGAGGTGATGGCATTGATTAGAATGAATTCGGTGTGCtgtaaaataatggaaatcaGATTTGGTTTAGACTGGGAACTTGAGCTTTAAAGTTTGCAAAGTATCTCATTAAATCCTTGGTAAACCAGTGAAGTGAGTAGGTggtatcatctccattttacagaagagccCAGTTGAAAACTGGGGgtattaaatgacttgcccaagatcggAACCAGGTGTAGAGCTACTAGCCCTTGGATTCAGGTTTGTGACCTCCCCTCTCATTGCGCTTCCTGTGGTGCCACAATTCCCTCCTTTATTATAGATCTCGCATACCTGACGGAGCTTGGACTTGGTTTACTGGGGAGCCATTTAGGATCCTAAGCAagagaatgaaatgaagaaagcagTTTTAAGGAAGATTACATAGAATCACATAGCTGTGAGCCACCTCAGAAAGGACATTACACATTACCTTTGTCACATGAGTGAACATAGCCCTAGAGAAGTTCAGTGTAGCTCACTGATAGTAGAGTCTTCtgattattttgtgatttttctcattaTGCCTTCACATCTGGTTAGGCTGAAGGGTTGGCTTAGAAGAGGAGAGCTAGAGACGCATTGTTACTAAGTTTCATCTTATGTTCTAACTCTGATCAATGAGTAGTATCTTAATATCTGCCTGGGATGCTGGGAGAACATTTCCAAAGTCACATTTAGGGTCAGGAGAGAGTGTAAGGCCACAGGAAAGGCACGCCATTTATTTATACCTCGGGCTTCGGGTTGCCAGATGgagcagataaaaaataaaagtattttttcagtATAAGCAAGTAGCAAATATTGCATCAAACATAGTTGTACTAAAAtgtcatttatcatttatctgaaattcctGTATTAATCAGGCAATCCCATTTTGGGTTAGAATGTAGGGGAACATGATTGTAAGGCTGTGGGAGTAATCTAGGCTCATAGATGGGGCCTGTATTGAGTTGGCAACACCAAAAATACAGTGGAAAGTGTCAACCAGGCATTTCTAAGATAACTgattgaatatataaaatcaaaggaATCAGTTGGCCGTGATTCAGATGTTCTTTTGAGACAAGGCCATTGAGAGAATGGGGGTTTTGTTGAAGGGAATTGATGCATTTGGGTGGAAAATATGAAGGCTTTTACTAAATAGTAGACATGTTGAATCTAGCTTcagtagaaaaattaaataaagatatgATACCATTTAAGAAATCTGTGTACATATATAGTTGTACATACTTGCAACGTAGAAACATTTTGGGAATGATGTATACCAATATATGTAATgttctctggttttattttccagatttttctcctcatctgtatttttaatttttatttatttttttaaaaagattttgtttatttttgcaagagaaagaaagagagagcacatgcgtgAGTGAGCTTGAGGGGgcgggtaggagcagagggagaagcaggctccccactgagcaaggagccaatgcaggactctggcccaggaccccgggatcatgacctgagccaaaggcagacgcttaaccaactgagccacccaggcgtcctcatctgtatttttaaaaatagtaaatattattacatctttaataaatacttttaagttGTTTCATTGGTAGTGGTGGGTGGGTTTTTAAATGTTGGGGACGTAAGGGAACTaagaatattagaagaaaaatagcattttcatCATTAGGATGGGAAAGCAACCTTATTTCCAGAAGGGAGTGTTACagttgggaggagaggagggctaAAGTGACCGGGCCATCTCAGAAGGCCAAGAGGTTTATTTGGGAATGGGGAAGAACAGGGAGCTCTGTCTGGTCGAGAGCGACAAGAGAAGGATTGAGATTCTGCCATTGCAACAGTACCTACCGGGTGTGAAGCTTGTGAAAGTAAACACACATAGTACTTATCAGGAAACCCTTTTTTAAACTGTTTgatcttatttttgttgttgtttttagatttatttgatctacttctctgtgtgtccatccctttagggttttaaaaagttttaacttGTGTGTCCTCCAGTTCTTTAGACTGTCGCCCTGTGTGGCTTTACctacacccccccccaccccatttaagagttgttttaaaattacatgttgTTAAGATTTTGTTCTGTGAACTTTATAACCTGAACTTAGAAACGCCATACTTTGCTTGTAGGTCAATTACAGCTTTTATTTATGGGAGAAGAAAAGCCCAGCCAAGAACTGTCCATGGAAGTTTTCTTCAGTTAGAGTTCTGGTTGTGGACGAAGGGAGTTTGGTATCTGTCAGAATCTTCAAGTCCGTTCTAAAGTTATTGTGTGAGCACTCCAAACTTTCTAAGCTTATTATCCTTGGTAAGTTAAAGAGTGTTGGAATCCTAATTGTTTAGTTCAAAGCATTGCAGTTGGTAGCCAGCTTACACCATTTCACTGTTTTATTATCCATATCCTATAGGCAAGAAGCCATTTCTTagagcccacccccccccccccagccctcctgAGTTCCGTctgacctctccctctgtcagctCGGGTGGTTCTTCGTTTGGGCCGGGATATTAGCAGAGCAAGCTGCAAAATGAAATAGAGTTGTCAGGGGTTTCTGCTAATCACCTAAATGATGACtgttaaaacagtaaaaatgtcCCACACTTAGAGCAAATAATGATGTAGA
Proteins encoded in this window:
- the HELB gene encoding DNA helicase B isoform X2, with product MVVISDENTQEQCDVFGRFPVTGPWWRVKVHVKPVGSRSYQVQGFPSYFLQCDMSPPNQKQICSLFLKDCNFSSDYINKFLAWVNAVSSYKNLNFGNIRETLRTFQKETGKKGQKQSTQNEEEESLLENEMCLPVENTIPFINVMTALQFPKVMEFLPVLLPRHFKRLISSGSTKVLEDIEEMLGTHPWKLGFSKITYTELKLLQCEASWTSFCQCKSLLRLMSDLERNALIIYSKLRHICRDQGHTCIEEADLTSKLSDQMSFQEAWQSLKFLKDIGVVTYEKGCVFLYDLYQAERGIASSICDLMTRPPWHLRVDVKRVLALIHTTNPENSRSDETLNESQPDESSLGNSVDVLEPQDSGDHIWENGENDVNAEISEAQLDQGQVAALEMVCSNAVTVISGKGGCGKTTIVSHLFKHMEQLEEREVKKACEDFEQDQDVPEEWITFTKQSLQKADKALEVLLTAPTGKAAGLLREKTGFNAYTLCQVNYSFYLWEKKSPAKNCPWKFSSVRVLVVDEGSLVSVRIFKSVLKLLCEHSKLSKLIILGDIRQLPSIEPGNLLIDLFETLKSRNCAIELKKNHRAESELIVNNATRISRRQFPIFDAELNISDNPTLPVSIQDKTFIFIRLPEEDASSQLSKNDPHSYLYSAVRTLLKENDLQDAQTSQFIAFRRQDCDVINACCCKHYTGHLIKDHRNRLQFGVGDKICCTRNVYLSELLPETTSPSQESNEQDASGDDFNGTPHGFAKNKHDFESDIRLCNGEIFFITKDVTDVTDVTKRRSLTINNAAGLEITVDFEKLMKYCHIKHAWARTIHTFQGSEEKTVVYVVGKAGRQHWQHVYTAVTRGRCRVYVIAEESHLRGAIMRSSVPRKTRLKHFLQNELSRSCASPADFASPSQSSGECRGPSTQPSGSPFPPVETSNVTTDVPGKGSEASAAEDRTFACPGEWTSSFSVEVDPEEDPAELRGSKRACGLSDAESPSKMRMVEESSPHVSSRLQNLRLNRLTPKQLFLSTNNQET
- the HELB gene encoding DNA helicase B isoform X1, which gives rise to MAFSSQHLRELQGPLLPPKDLLAEDDDCLKEDVEEDEDLEFVDAEELCSGGVKAGTLPGRLHVVISDENTQEQCDVFGRFPVTGPWWRVKVHVKPVGSRSYQVQGFPSYFLQCDMSPPNQKQICSLFLKDCNFSSDYINKFLAWVNAVSSYKNLNFGNIRETLRTFQKETGKKGQKQSTQNEEEESLLENEMCLPVENTIPFINVMTALQFPKVMEFLPVLLPRHFKRLISSGSTKVLEDIEEMLGTHPWKLGFSKITYTELKLLQCEASWTSFCQCKSLLRLMSDLERNALIIYSKLRHICRDQGHTCIEEADLTSKLSDQMSFQEAWQSLKFLKDIGVVTYEKGCVFLYDLYQAERGIASSICDLMTRPPWHLRVDVKRVLALIHTTNPENSRSDETLNESQPDESSLGNSVDVLEPQDSGDHIWENGENDVNAEISEAQLDQGQVAALEMVCSNAVTVISGKGGCGKTTIVSHLFKHMEQLEEREVKKACEDFEQDQDVPEEWITFTKQSLQKADKALEVLLTAPTGKAAGLLREKTGFNAYTLCQVNYSFYLWEKKSPAKNCPWKFSSVRVLVVDEGSLVSVRIFKSVLKLLCEHSKLSKLIILGDIRQLPSIEPGNLLIDLFETLKSRNCAIELKKNHRAESELIVNNATRISRRQFPIFDAELNISDNPTLPVSIQDKTFIFIRLPEEDASSQLSKNDPHSYLYSAVRTLLKENDLQDAQTSQFIAFRRQDCDVINACCCKHYTGHLIKDHRNRLQFGVGDKICCTRNVYLSELLPETTSPSQESNEQDASGDDFNGTPHGFAKNKHDFESDIRLCNGEIFFITKDVTDVTDVTKRRSLTINNAAGLEITVDFEKLMKYCHIKHAWARTIHTFQGSEEKTVVYVVGKAGRQHWQHVYTAVTRGRCRVYVIAEESHLRGAIMRSSVPRKTRLKHFLQNELSRSCASPADFASPSQSSGECRGPSTQPSGSPFPPVETSNVTTDVPGKGSEASAAEDRTFACPGEWTSSFSVEVDPEEDPAELRGSKRACGLSDAESPSKMRMVEESSPHVSSRLQNLRLNRLTPKQLFLSTNNQET